A stretch of Plesiomonas shigelloides DNA encodes these proteins:
- the rsxA gene encoding electron transport complex subunit RsxA: protein MTEYLLLLIGTVLVNNFVLVKFLGLCPFMGVSKKLETAIGMGLATTFVMTLASVCSYLMDRFILIPFGIGYLRTLSFILVIAVVVQFTEMVVRKSSPALYRLLGIFLPLITTNCAVLGVALLNTNLAHNFMQSIVYGFGAAVGFSLVLVLFAALRERIALADIPAPFKGSSIALITAGLMSLAFMGFTGLVK, encoded by the coding sequence ATGACTGAGTATCTTTTGCTGCTCATCGGAACAGTGCTCGTTAATAACTTTGTCTTGGTCAAGTTTCTCGGCTTGTGTCCTTTTATGGGCGTATCGAAAAAGCTGGAAACGGCCATAGGAATGGGCTTAGCCACCACATTTGTTATGACGCTAGCATCGGTATGCTCATACCTGATGGATCGCTTTATTCTGATCCCGTTTGGCATCGGTTATCTGCGTACCCTTTCATTTATTCTGGTTATTGCCGTTGTCGTGCAGTTCACCGAAATGGTGGTGCGTAAAAGTAGCCCTGCGTTATATCGCCTGTTGGGCATTTTCTTGCCGCTAATCACCACCAACTGTGCGGTGCTGGGTGTCGCGCTGCTGAACACCAATCTGGCTCATAACTTTATGCAGTCTATCGTGTATGGCTTTGGCGCTGCGGTGGGCTTTTCTCTGGTATTGGTTTTGTTTGCCGCACTGCGCGAGCGTATTGCATTGGCCGATATTCCGGCCCCTTTTAAAGGCTCATCGATTGCATTGATTACCGCCGGACTGATGTCGCTGGCGTTTATGGGCTTTACCGGACTGGTTAAATAA
- a CDS encoding EAL domain-containing protein, whose product MQNQKNASERLIKLEQSLNMAASAGEIPEAKLAAKYAQGWRQEKTELEHRLDLIAKDVNRDPLTGLPNRASFIHQLSLLPENGAKHWLALIHATPLTELNQRGGSKLGDLFIQEIAEQLTLHGLPLGQLYRFEGAMFAWVASAHQIEQPERLAERCAQALEQLAQRHQITRAANIAFISFYGNQWGAALSQAEESLRIVSSLPHRCWQVDHTEQPQVDDWFSELDQQIANADVEFNIQTTLSVNDSMPKYHELFSRFTFSKGAMSTDKVIAMAEYHGRMAQLDMMLLTKITSILQGFKGDGVLAVNLGFHTINEPQFLHWLTQYLEKNPAVTPHLVMEIQTEAIQTYPDNAGKLITLLHQHGVRVCLCHFGQQLDGLALLSRYKPSFVKLDPRYTRDIEANKSLQQVLRLFIDTLHRLGTKIIAENVEKQEDKTMLAHLRVDAIQGYIVAKPKPVQDSELLRMVS is encoded by the coding sequence ATGCAAAACCAGAAAAACGCTTCTGAACGTTTGATTAAGCTGGAGCAAAGTCTGAATATGGCTGCCAGTGCCGGCGAAATTCCAGAAGCGAAATTAGCGGCAAAATATGCGCAAGGTTGGCGACAAGAAAAAACCGAGTTGGAGCATCGCCTCGACCTGATTGCTAAAGACGTAAACCGCGACCCACTCACCGGCTTACCAAATCGTGCGAGCTTCATTCATCAGCTCTCGTTACTGCCTGAAAACGGGGCTAAGCACTGGTTAGCGCTGATCCACGCCACGCCTCTGACTGAGCTTAATCAACGCGGAGGATCCAAACTCGGCGATCTGTTCATTCAAGAGATCGCAGAACAATTAACTCTGCATGGTCTGCCACTTGGACAGTTATACCGCTTTGAAGGTGCGATGTTCGCGTGGGTCGCCTCAGCGCACCAAATTGAGCAGCCCGAACGTCTTGCTGAGCGCTGCGCCCAAGCGCTGGAACAACTGGCGCAACGCCACCAAATCACACGAGCCGCCAATATCGCGTTTATCTCTTTCTACGGCAACCAGTGGGGTGCCGCACTGAGTCAAGCAGAAGAGAGCCTGCGCATTGTCTCATCACTGCCCCATCGCTGTTGGCAAGTTGATCATACCGAACAGCCTCAAGTGGATGACTGGTTTAGCGAGCTAGATCAGCAAATCGCCAATGCGGATGTGGAGTTCAATATCCAGACCACGCTGAGCGTGAATGACAGCATGCCGAAATATCATGAGCTGTTCTCGCGCTTTACCTTCTCCAAAGGGGCGATGTCGACCGACAAAGTGATCGCGATGGCCGAATATCATGGTCGTATGGCACAGCTGGATATGATGCTGCTGACCAAGATCACCAGCATTTTGCAAGGCTTCAAAGGTGATGGGGTTTTGGCGGTTAACTTAGGCTTTCATACCATCAACGAGCCGCAGTTTTTACACTGGTTAACCCAGTATCTGGAGAAAAACCCTGCCGTCACGCCACACTTGGTGATGGAGATCCAAACGGAAGCAATCCAGACCTATCCTGACAATGCCGGCAAACTGATCACGTTACTGCACCAACATGGGGTGCGGGTATGTTTGTGTCATTTTGGCCAACAGCTCGATGGGTTAGCGTTGCTGTCACGTTATAAGCCATCATTTGTGAAACTCGACCCACGCTATACCCGTGATATTGAAGCCAACAAATCTTTGCAGCAGGTATTACGTTTATTTATCGATACGCTGCACCGTTTAGGCACCAAAATCATTGCAGAAAATGTGGAAAAGCAGGAAGACAAAACCATGCTAGCGCATCTGCGAGTGGATGCGATTCAAGGCTATATCGTGGCGAAGCCCAAACCAGTGCAAGATTCCGAATTGTTGCGTATGGTAAGTTAA
- the rsxB gene encoding electron transport complex subunit RsxB, producing the protein MMTLFWAVLALIGLALLFGVLLGFASIKFKVEADPIVDQLDAILPQSQCGQCGYPGCRPYAEAVSNGEQINKCAPGGEAVVLKIADLLGVEPPAADANAENAEPRKFVAFIHEEQCIGCTKCIQACPVDAIIGSTKSVHTVISDLCTGCDLCVAPCPTDCIEMQPVSVTPDTWKWDLNTIPVKVVS; encoded by the coding sequence ATGATGACTCTGTTTTGGGCCGTGTTAGCACTGATCGGGCTAGCGCTGCTGTTTGGCGTATTACTGGGTTTCGCCTCCATCAAGTTTAAAGTTGAAGCCGATCCGATCGTCGATCAACTCGATGCGATTTTACCGCAAAGCCAGTGTGGGCAATGTGGGTATCCTGGCTGCCGCCCGTATGCCGAGGCGGTCAGCAATGGTGAGCAAATCAACAAGTGCGCCCCAGGTGGCGAAGCAGTTGTACTGAAAATTGCTGACTTGCTGGGCGTTGAGCCTCCTGCTGCAGATGCGAACGCAGAGAATGCCGAGCCACGCAAATTTGTCGCCTTTATTCACGAAGAACAGTGCATCGGCTGCACCAAATGTATTCAGGCCTGTCCGGTTGATGCCATCATTGGCTCGACTAAGTCAGTCCATACCGTTATTTCTGATCTCTGCACCGGCTGTGATCTGTGTGTTGCCCCCTGCCCGACGGATTGCATTGAAATGCAGCCGGTCAGTGTGACCCCCGACACATGGAAGTGGGATCTGAACACCATTCCAGTAAAGGTCGTTAGTTAA